A DNA window from Arachis duranensis cultivar V14167 chromosome 3, aradu.V14167.gnm2.J7QH, whole genome shotgun sequence contains the following coding sequences:
- the LOC107478985 gene encoding uncharacterized protein LOC107478985: FIVRVSSSSSPIHPNQGYADERILKPEQEHVHEVHCSRERSRAARKVIEEYLTPFLEQENYQLSSKCRLHPENDMFRDQEEHKICLGFHDWKCGYCKKSFRDEKFLDQHFDNRHSNLLNLSDGKCLADLCGALHCDAVMNRKFSRSKCNPAAATRNKHLCESLAESCFPVSDGPSASRLHEIFLHQFCEAHTCSGKQKPFSRGGKVQKSIFVVVSGALILVLLPLFYLFLYLVQRDMKSSTQELRRISKMGRKSKPS, translated from the exons TTTATTGTTCGTGTTTCTTCATCCAGTTCACCCATACATCCGAACCAG GGATATGCAGATGAAAG AATTCTCAAACCGGAACAAGAGCATGTCCATGAAGTGCATTGCTCTAGAGAAAGGAGCAGGGCAGCTAGGAAAGTAATTGAGGAG TATTTGACACCATTTTTGGAGCAAGAAAACTATCAGCTTTCAAGCAAGTGCAGACTTCACCCTGAAAATGACATGTTTAGGGATCAAGAAGAGCATAAAATTTGCCTAGGCTTTCATGACTGGAAGTGCGGATATTGTAAGAAAAGCTTCCGAGATGAGAAGTTTCTTGATCAGCATTTTGATAACAGACACTCCAATCTTCTCAATTTA AGTGATGGGAAGTGCTTGGCTGATTTATGTGGGGCATTGCATTGCGATGCTGTGATGAACAGGAAGTTCTCTAGAAGCAAGTGTAATCCAGCTGCTGCCACGAGGAATAAACACCTATGTGAG AGTCTTGCTGAGAGTTGTTTTCCTGTAAGTGATGGTCCATCTGCAAGTCGTCTTCACG AAATATTTTTACACCAATTTTGTGAGGCCCATACCTGCTCAGGGAAACAGAAACCCTTCTCTAGAGGAGGTAAG GTACAAAAAAGTATCTTCGTTGTGGTTTCTGGAGCATTGATCTTGGTGCTACTTCCTTTGttctatcttttcctttatCTGGTACAAAG AGATATGAAGAGTAGTACTCAAGAACTTCGCCGCATCTCAAAAATGGGACGGAAATCAAAGCCATCATGA